Proteins encoded in a region of the Globicephala melas chromosome 1, mGloMel1.2, whole genome shotgun sequence genome:
- the LOC115844682 gene encoding LOW QUALITY PROTEIN: peptidoglycan recognition protein 3 (The sequence of the model RefSeq protein was modified relative to this genomic sequence to represent the inferred CDS: substituted 1 base at 1 genomic stop codon) → MLLWLLLISALDLGAWGDSPQLSWNETQARGLSEKFLDLFVGISQLILKGRSGASTVVSRKEWGLRFLTRRAQLTRPVACVIMDQLTEVECQEQNVCSWKLRDLQSRSVYNTGWCDVAYIFLVGDNGRVYKGVGWNIQGMHAQGYNSVSLGLAFFGNKLGSRPSPAALSAAEDLIFYAIKKGHMSLRYIQPLLLKEESCLVPQQPLMPRKACPNIITRSAWKARQTHCPTMNLPAKYVIIIHTVGATCNISMDCRICVXDIQSYHMDTQNFCDIGYQ, encoded by the exons ATGCTGCTGTGGCTTCTTCTCATCTCTGCTCTGGATCTCGGGGCCTGGG GGGATTCCCCACAGTTGTCTTGGAATGAAACCCAAGCCAGAGGGCTGTCAGAGAAGTTTTTGGACCTGTTTGTTGGCATCTCACAGCTCATTCTCAAGGGTCGCAGTG GTGCATCCACCGTTGTCTCCCGTAAGGAGTGGGGGTTGAGATTCCTGACCCGCAGGGCCCAGCTGACCCGGCCTGTGGCCTGTGTCATCATGGACCAGCTTACGGAGGTAGAGTGCCAGGAACAGAATGTGTGCAGCTGGAAGCTGCGGGACCTGCAGTCCCGTTCAGTCTACAACACAGGCTGGTGCGATGTGGCCTACAT CTTCCTGGTTGGGGACAATGGCAGGGTGTACAAAGGTGTCGGCTGGAACATCCAAGGCATGCACGCCCAGGGCTACAACAGCGTCTCCTTGGGCCTCGCTTTCTTTGGCAATAAGCTAG GCAGCAGGCCCAGCCCTGCTGCCTTATCAGCCGCAGAGGATCTGATCTTCTATGCCATAAAGAAGGGTCACATGTCACTCAGGTATATTCAGCCACTTCTCTTGAAAGAAGAGAGCTGCTTGGTCCCTCAACAGCCACTGATGCCCAGGAAAG CTTGCCCCAATATCATCACAAGGTCAGCTTGGAAAGCCAGGCAGACACACTGCCCTACAATGAACCTTCCGGCCAAATATGTCATCATCATCCACACCGTTGGGGCGACCTGCAACATATCCATGGACTGCCGGATCTGTGTCTGAGATATACAGTCCTATCACATGGACACACAGAACTTCTGTGACATCGGATATCAGTAA